The following DNA comes from Thermococcus piezophilus.
GGAAGTGGAACGATTCCGATAGAGCTGGCTTTGGGAGGCTACGGAGGCAAAATAATTGGCCTTGAGAAGTACAGAAAGCACCTCCATGGGGCCGAGATGAACGCACTGGCCGCTGGAGTTTACGACAGGATAGAATTTATACTCGGCGATGCGACGAAGCTGAGCGAATACGTTGAGAGCGTTGACTTTGCGGTGAGCAACTTGCCCTACGGCCTCAAAATCGGGAGGAAAAGCATGATACCACGGCTCTACAGGGAGTTCTTTGCTGAGCTGGCCAAGGTTCTTGAAAAGCGCGGCGTTTTCATAACGACGGAGAAGAGGGCCATAGAAAAGGCGATAGGGGAGAACGGCTTCAAGATTGTCCACCGCAGGCTCATCGGGCACGGTGGATTAATGGTGCACACCTACGTTGTTGAATAACTATCCCCAATCTTTCTAAAGAGCCAAAACCACCCACAGCTTTTTGCTCCCAAAAAGGACATAAATAACAGCTAAGAAGAAGAGGAAAGAGAGTCAGACCCTCAGGCTCTTGATAGCCTGAAGGGTCCCCTTCAGATCCTCGTAGCCAAAGCGCAGGTACTTCCTTCCCTCCTCATAGCCGTCGGCGAAGGCGCTCCAGGCTCTGTTGAGGGCCCTCTCACCCCTGCTGAAGACCGTCATTATGGTTCCATAGGTCATGAGGCCCTCTATCCTGAGAGGCTGGGCCTTCTCCGCGAACTCTTCGAGTTCCTCCAGTATGGCGGTGAGTTCACTGAGAACCTTCTCCCTTGGGCCGTCTATTATGGCCTCGAGCCTTGAGAGACTCTCGGTGAGGAGTCTTTCAAGCTCCTTGACGCCGCCAGTTCCGCTCTGGGCAGCTCTGTGGAGCTCCTCTTTGGCACCCTGCCTTCTCAGGACTATGCCAATGGCCATGACGCCGAGCGAAACCGCCAGGCTACTCAACATTGGCGGTATCCTGGCAGCCGTGATAGCTCCCCAACGAGACCAATGATGAGTATGACGTTGCCTATGAGCTTCTTCATTTCCATCACCTCATGGGTGAAGGACCCCAGCACGGTGAGGACCGCGAACAGGAGGGTCATCGCGGCCTCTCCCACCATCAGACCTGCTGCAACTGGGAGGACCTTCTCCGTAATGAACTCGTGTCCCTTCTTCCTCTTGGCGACCTCGTGGACTATACAGCCGATTCCGTAGGGGATGATGTAAAGCATCAGCAGGTACATCGAGAGTCCAACGAGGACTCCAAGTCCTAGAATGCCGCTCATCGAAAGGGCGAAGCCGAGGATTCCACCGGCGATGAACTTGTCCACCGGAACGTTTCCTCCGAGGATGGCCTCGACCATCGACTTGAGGGCCATTGCCTGTGGCGCCGGAACCATCTCGTTTCCTATTCCGTAAGCCTTCCAGATGAGACCAACGACGGTCAGGGCTATTATCGGCCCTATCCCTGCTGTGAGGAGCTCGACCTTCTGCTGCTTTGATGGAATGCCTCCGAAGAGGTGGCCCGTCTTGAGGTCCTGCATCATGTCAGCTGCTCCGGAGATGGCAACTCCGACGGTGGCGCCAAGGAGTATTGTGAGCGGGACGTTCTTGTTAGTCAGGTAGAGGAGTATCATGACCAACACGAGCGAGAGGCCGGAAACCGGGCTCCAGTCGGTCATTCCAGTAGACATTACAACGAGGAGCGAAGCGACGAAAATCCACGCGACGCCGACGAGTGCTGTGAGCAGGCTCCTGCCCAAGCCGAGGTCTCCAAGCTGGTAGGTCGTCACCAGCAGGAGGGGGAACGCCAGGACAATCCCAGCGTAGAGGTAGCTTATCGGAAGCTCCTCGTTCCTAGCCCTTGAGCCCAGCTTGCTGCTCCAGCAATGCTCTTGATGGCGACGACTATGATTGGAAGCGAGAGTATGAGGCCAGCTATGGAGCCTCCAAGGAGCATTCCGATACCGAGGGGCCTTGTCATGTTGGCGTAGACGAAGGAGCTTATCGCACCGTCGGTGACATCACTTGGAATCCATCCAAGGGCCTTGACGAGTGGGGTGATGATGTAGTAGGAGAGCACTCCACCGGCAAGGACTATGATACCATTCCTTCCGGTTATGAGTCCCATTCCGAGGACCATAAGGGAGAGCGCTATTGTGAAGTTGACCCAGGAGGGCAGGTGAAGGATAGAGCCGAGGTCGACGTACTCCGGGATTATCTCCGGAAGGCCGAGGATGGGAAACTGCTGGACGAGAACTGCAGTTCCCGTCGGGAACCTGAGGCGGTCTATCTCGATCGTCTGCTTCCTCAGTGGGATTATGAAGGTGATTCCCAGTATCGCTCCGGCAGCCGCCGCGATGAAAAAGTAGGGCATATTGATTTCCTCGTTGAGACCCATTATGTAGAGCGCCGGTATGGTGAATATGACTCCGGAGACAGAGAAGTTGACTGCGAAGGCTATTGTCTGGACAATGTTGTTCTCGACGATGGTTCCCTTCTTGAGCAGTCCTTTGAGGTTCCCCAGCCGACTATAGCGGCTATTGCAGAGCCGCCGGAGGTGAATCCCATAATCATTCCGGCGTAGGTGAAGCTCGCAGCCATGAATGCGCCCCAGATCACGCCGAGTACTATCGCAGCGGGCGTGACTTCGCGATAGGTTCCCTTTTCTCCACCCATTTCCCAACCTCCTGCACAGTTATGAACATCCATGTTCACATTGGTACGAAGAGTTTAAGGAAAAGATATTGCTTTTTTTGAAATATAAAGTTTGTCAGAACGCTAAAATTCAAAGACGAGAATTTAAAAACAATAAACAGCTATATTAAGCCTTCATGGCAGTTTTTGGTATTTTAGAAATAAGGATTCACCAGTGGCATGTTCAAATAGACACCGGCGCACATTGCGTCATGGAGTATCGAATAACATTTGAGCAATGAAGAAAACAAACGAATGATAGTCAGTTGGAGGGACAGAACCGAAATAAAATCGGGCGGAATTCAAAAAGTCACGAAGGAAGTTCGATACATACCTCCTATTTTATCACCATGTCGAGGAAGTCGTCTTATCTCCCGGGTTATGAATCACCACGAACCACTTTCTCCCGAGGAGTTCCACAACGGTATCGACGTGGTTCGGGTTCCAAAGTCCTTTAGAAACCTGCCGTTTTCCGAAACTAACCTCAACTGGGGCTGGAGTATAGATTCATGCTCAGATTCAGGGAGCCAGAGAAGACGTACTTTTTGGTGCCCTCTGGCGAGGGTCTTTCCCTTGACGTAGACGAAGTTTCTGCCCTTGAGGCATCCAGATGCCAGAACAGTGAGGATGAACAGAAAGGCAAGGCGCGCTTCATTCACACCATCAGAAAGGTAAGAAAAAACAAAAAGTTTCTCAGCACAGTACCGAGCCCTCGCTTATCACATCTTCCTCCAGTGTTCCGATGCCCTCTATCCAGGCCTCGACTTTATCCCCGTGCCTCAGGGGGCCAACGCCAGCTGGGGTCCCCGTGGCTATTATGTCGCCCGGTTCGAGTGTCATCACGCTTGAAATGTACTCTATCAGCTCTGGGATCTTGAAAACCATCTCGCTCGTCCTTCCGAGCTGCCTAACTTCGCCGTTGACCTTCAGGCCTATTTCCAGGTCGCTCGGGTCGAGCTCTCTCTTATCGACCACACTTGGCCCTACCGGGGCGAAGGTGTCAAAGCCCTTAGCTATTGTCCATGGAAGGCCCTTCTTCCTCGCTTCGGCCTGAATGTCGCGAGCGGTTATGTCGAGCAGTACCGTGTAGCCGAGGACGTAGTCCATGGCTTTCTTAGCTGGAACGTTCTTCGCCCTCTTGCCGATGATCACCGCCAGTTCTACCTCGTGGTCAACGCGCTTGCTCATCCGAGGGAGGAGTATCATCGAGTTCGGACCGATGAGCGCGGAGGGCGGTTTTAGGAAGAAGACTGGCTTCTCTGGGACGTCGCTCCCCATTTCCTTGGCGTGCTCGGCGTAGTTTTTGGCCAGAGCAACTATCTTAGTAGGATTTACCTCGTAAAACCCGTCTCGGAATGGAAGGCGAAGCACTGTGGTCCACCGGCGGGAGTTATACGAAGGGAATTTAAGGCTTCCCAAGGAATTCACCAGCACACCGTGATATGACTCCAAGTCATCAAAGTCATGCCCGCAAAAGCCACATCCCCCGTATCGGGATTCCAGGCTAGAAGCTCACGGTAGGGCTTGAAAAAAGAGAATGGAGTTTGAAAGTATTTTAGCCGTATCTAGCCTCCGCTTCTCTCTCGATTGACGCCAGACCAAGCCTGTCGGCTATGTATATGGCCATAGGCAGCACGATGAAGGCCATCAGGTCACCAGTGTCTCCGGCGATTCCAAGAACGCTCACGAAGTCACCAACGCCCGAAAGGTAAACCGCCAGCGGCGGAATAACCGTCAGGGCCCAGGCAAGCTTCCTGTCCATCCTCAGGTACTCCTCAACGTTGCTCAGCTGGGCGAGTCCTATTCCAATGTAGCTGGTCGTTATTGCGAAGAGAGGTATAAGGTTGCCGATTATAAGCCCAGTTCTCCCGTAGATGCTCTCAAGAGCCTGCGTGGCTATCTGGGGCGTTTCGGTGCCAAAGACCAGCAGGAAAGATGCCATGAAGAGTGCGTAGATAGCCGTTGGGATCACGAAGGCCCAGTTAAGGAGCTTCTTCGTCTCTTCGTAGCTCCCGAGACCCTTGTAGACATCGGGGATGACGGTATGGCAGCCAAGGGCGAAGATTGAAACACCCACAATCGCCCACAGACCGCTGTCGCTCATGTATAGGGCGTTCTCAAGCCTTCCACGGGGCAGGAGCATAACCGCGACCGCGAGAAAGAGGAAGAGCATGACGAGACTCATGACAAGCTCGCTCTTTCCACTCGCCTCGAGACCAAGGTATATTACCAGGGAGGCAAGAACCCAGAATATTAGTGCTCCCAGAGTCTCACTAACCCCGAAGAGGCTCGCGAAGACGCTACCCATGCCGGCGATGTATGCCAAGAGCGCGCCGAAGCTCATCACCGTGACGCTCACAAACATGAGCAGACCGCCGCCACGCCCGAGGGTTCTTTTGGCTATCGTGCTAAGCTGGGCACCCTTCATCCTAGCCGAGAAGTCGAGAACGACCCTCGCGGTGAAAAGCATGAGCACCATTACCGAGATGAGCACAACTACAGCGGGAATCAAACCAACGCTCTTGGCGGCATATGGCAGGCCGAGGACGCCGGCACCTATCTGAGTACCGATAAGCACGGCGAGGGCTTCACTTTTCTTCATCTCACACCACCTCCGTTAGATGATAGATCTTCGGACCTAATACGTTTTGTCGTTAGAAAAATCAAGACTCGGATGAATTTTATCCCAGCGTTCAACTGCACACATGAACACGAATGGACAGAGAAATGCATTTCTTTGTGAAAAAATTTTCATGAAATGCCAAAAGTCCCGAAAATATGCGGCTCTTTGATGGAAGAAAAAGACAAAAGGAGAGAATAGCGCCTACTAAATCATAGCTTCAGAGGCTCGGAAATAGTCGGTCTGGATGTGCCGTATTCGGCAACGAAGTCTTCTATGTGGTCAAATATGGTAATGTAGCTCGCAAGCGCGTAGTGGGTGGTGGCAAGCATCTGGAAGTAAGTGGCGAAGCTCTCGTCGAGGTAGCCGAGCTTTACGTAGCCGGCGAACCACATGTGGGCAATCGTAGAACACAAATGCCAGGTTGCAGTGGACAAGGTCGCCAAAACCCTCTCTGACACCCAGAACAACCGAATTGACCTCCGGCATCTCCATGCCGTGCCCGATGTTGTAGTAGGGCTCAAACACCACAGATAAATTCTCAAGCGGTGCAACGCCGGTGACGTTGATGTACAGTCCGAGGGAGAGTGCTATTAAGCGCTTCATCTTCCGCCAGATAACCGGGTCGTACTTCTCATGCGGAATGTAGGCCGTAACTTCGATGCCTGCCGTTGTGAAGTTCTCGGTAACGATGTCCCAGCGGTAGATAAACGCCTCACCGAAGGCATACAGGAGCTTAGGGCCGCTGAGCCGGCCGGTGGAGTTGAAGAAGCCGTAGCCAGGTAAGACAAGGGTGTATCCATCGGGCAGAGAGTATGAGAGGTTCAGACCGGTGGAAACCGCGTTTATCTCCCACCAAGTAAGCGGCGAGCCGGTGTAGTGGTAGGTTAATTCCACGAAGGCGCTATAGTTCAGCACGTAGGTGAGCTCCCCGCGAAGGGTTTCCTCCGAGGAGTTGAACCTCACCGCGTAGATGGACAGATAGCCATGCTTCTCAACTATCCTGTGCTCGTCAAGCCGTGAGAAGTCAATGGAGATGCCTTCAATCGTGAGGTTGACCCTCAGGAAGCCCGGGTTGTCATTGAGGTGGGAGAGCATGAAATAAATCACCTTCTCCGAGAGATTGCTCAGCACGAACTCGTAGTGCCCGCGTATCAGTTCCCCATCGTACTCAATGCTCAGGTTGCCGCGCTGAACCAAGTTGATGAGATGAGCTCATCCCACAGGGGATCGTCGCTCACGGGTGTCAGGTTTTCGATCCTAGGATTTTCCGGATATAGCACCGCGAAATTGGAGGCTCTACTGGAAGGGGTAAGGCTGGAAGTGCTCGTTGACGTGCCGCTTTCCCCGAGACAGCCGCTCACTATGACCATGAAGACTACAAGAGGGACCAAAAGCGATGCCCTCTGCATTTTACCCACTAGTAAAATTCAAACCCAAAGAAGTACAAAAAACTTTAGAAAAGGAAGTAAAAACTGGGGCCTCAACCCTTCAGCGGCTCCGGGATGCTCCTCTCCCACTGCTCCCTAGCAAGCTCACCGGTGTACTTGAACTTCTCTACCTGCTTTTCGGCCTCCTTGCGCTTTTTTTGGTGGTCAATGAGGAACTCCTGCACCTTCTTGATGAGGTAGCGCTTGCACTCCCCACAAGTCAGCTCTCCGGCCTTACAGGCGTGGTAGCGCTCCATTAGCTTTTTGTCGTCCTCCTCGAAGAATATCTCCAGCCATTTGAAGACGACGCACTTCTCGGGGTTTCCTCCCTTTTCGCGTTGCTCTTTGAGCGTCGGCTGACCACCGGTCAGGGTGTACTTCCAGATTTTTTTGCCGGCCTCCTCCGGATCGTCGGTGAGGTAAACCGCTGTTTCAGGCTTGCTGGCGCTCATCTTGCCTTCGAGACCCATCAGACCGGGCACGAACTTGCTGTGCAAAGCTGCCGTCTTGTAGTAGCCAAGGCTTTCAGCGAAGTCTCTCTGCAGTCTCCAGTAGGGGTCCTGGTCTATTGCCGCTGGAATCAGACAGCGCTTCTTCTCGAAGAAGGTCGGAGCGGCTTGTATTGCAGGATAAAAAATCATTCCAATCTTGCTCTGCTCGGTAAAGCCGAACACTGCCCTCGCCATCGAGAAGTTTATCTTCTTGGCTATCGGAATGGCCATCTCGTAAATCTGGGTGAACTCACTGTCCTGAAAGATGAAGGTCCTGTCCGGATCGAAGCCGACCGCTATTATATCAAGGATGTTCTGGTAGGCCCAGTACCTGGTGTCCTCAAAGGTGAGCTTGTCCTTGAACAGAAACTTCTCGTCGTCGGTTATCTGGATGTAGAGGTTCACCTTGAACTTCTCCTGGAGCCACTTCGTCGCGAAGAAGGGTATGATGTGGCCTATGTGCATCGGCCCGCTCGGACCCCTCCCGGTGTAGAGGAAGAAGCCCTTTCCGCTCTCATAGTCCTGGAGAACCTTATCGTAGTCCCTGTGGGAGAAGAAGAACCTCCTCCTGAAGTAGAGCGGTAGCTCGCTCTTGGTCAGCTGGGCGGTCTTCTCAAGCAGCTCGTCCGTCAAAGGACTCGTTCCAAACTCCTCTATCAGCTTGTTGTAGTCCACCAAACCCTCAACGTCCCATGGGGTAACCTTAAACTCGTCCATTCAAAGCACCTCCAGTTCCAGTGGAAACGAAACTCAGGGCTAAGCTCAACCAGAAGAGGAAGGCTTCACCAAGGCCAAAAACAATCACCGGGCATGGGAATGGAAAGGGAAGAAGAGAATTTAAAGTTTTCCATTCTCCCTCAGCCACTCGCCGTACCTGACAAGGGCATAGACGGCATCAACTCCGTCCTCAACGGTCTCGTAGACCGGGACGCCCTTCTGCTCGATGTTCCTTGCCATCTTGTGCGGGTAGTCTCCTCCCGGAGCGACGAAGACTATAGGCTTGCCGTATTCCTGCATCTTTGCAACAGCATCAACAATTCCCTCGTCGAGAGCGGGACTCTGGAAGAGTGCGATAACGACAAGAACGTCAACGTTCGGGTCCTCAAGGGCGTAGCGCATGGCCCTCTCGTACCTGCTGGACGGGGCGTCGCCAATGACGTCTATCGGGTTCTTGTAGCTCATGTGGTGCGGGAGCTTGCCCTCTTCTATGTCCTTCCTAAAGCGCTCATTAGTCTGCTCGGTGAACTCGGCAAGCTCCATTCCACGCTCAAGCAGGCCATCGCTCATCATGACTCCGGCACCGCCGCCGTTTGTGACTATAGCGACGCGGTTGCCTTTAGCGGGCTTCTGCATGGCTAAAGCTTTGGCGTAGTTGAAAAGCTGCCTCATGCTCTTGGCCGAGAGAACCCCGGTCTGCTCAAAGACAGCCTCGTATATCTTGTATGAACCTGCGAGCGAGCCGGTGTGGGAAGCCGCCGCCTTAGCGCCGGCCTCGGTCCTTCCGGCCTTAAGGATTATGACGGGCTTCCTGAGAGTAACCTCCTTAGCCGTCTCGAAGAACTTCCTTCCGTCTTTGACGCCCTCGATGTAACCGGTGATAACTCCGGTCTTGGGGTCCTCGCCGAGATAAGCCATGAAGTCGCTCTCATCTAAGTCAGCCATGTTTCCAAGGCTGATGAACTTGCTCATACCTATCCTGTGGTTGGCAGCCCAGTCGAGAATAGCGGCTCCAAAGGCACCGCTCTGGCTCATGAAGGCGATTTTTCCGAAGGGTGGCCTCGCCTGCCTCTCCGGCGGGTTAAAGTTGCAATCGAAGCCGTTCTCAAGGTTGGTAACACCAAGACAGTTGGGGCCAACCAAGCGAATGTCCCACTTCTTAGCCCTCTTAACGAGCTCTTCTTCAAGCTCTATGTTTCCAGCCTCTTTGAAGCCGGCGGAAATAACAACCACACCCTTGACGCCCTTCTCGCCACACTCATCGAGGACATCAGGAGCAAACTTGGCCGGAACGGCTATGACCGCGACGTCAACCTCGTCGGGAATTTCTTTAATGCTCCTGTAAACGGGGAACTTCCTCCCGTTGACCTCAACCTCACCACCTTTGACGTTGACGGCGTAGACATTACCATCGAAGTTGAGGGTTATCGAGCGCATTATCGAGTTTCCAACCTTTCCTGGAACATTTGAAGCGCCTATAACAGCCACGCTTTTCGGGTAAAACATGAAGTCCAGTTTTGGTGCTCCCATCTCATTCACCTCCGAAATTTTTTCGGTCAGTTCTATTTAAGTTTTCCCTCTCTAAAAATCAAATGGATAGAGGAAGATTATCATGAGGTAGAGCGCTATGAAGAGAGGAATTTCTATTATTGCTCCCGCCCTTATGTAGTCCATGAAGCTATATTCCCCAGGGCCGAAGACTATTGTGTTGGGTGGCGTTGAAACCGGCGTCCAGAACCCTATTGATGAGGTCATTGCTATCGCCATTAGGAGCGGGTAGGGGCTTATACCAGCAGACTGGGAAATGCTCACAGCTAAAGGTGATAGTATGGCTGTTGTAGCCGTGTGGGACATGCTGTTGCCGAGAAGGAAGGCTATAACCATTATCGCCAGCAGGAGAATATAATGAGAGTGAATATAGCCGGTGACGGCCTTTCCTACCATCTCCGCTGCCCCAGTTACTTCCATCGCCTTACTCAGTGGGAGCATTCCAGCGAAGAGGAAGACAGTTGTCCAACTGACGGAGTTGAAGGCCTCTTTAGCAGAGATTATACCAAAGGCCACCATAAGGACGGCCCCAAGTGCTGCAGCCGTCTGATACGGAAGGAGCTTGAGCATCATGGCAAGTATGGTCAGTACGAAGATGACTATCGCCATCCACATTCTGTCCTCCCGGACCTCTTCGAGTTCTGAGATAGCTCTCCCACTGAATGACGCTTCTGAACTCGGCAGAAACCTCCTTCCAACTGTTACCGCCAGGGCTATACCGAGTATCGTCAGAGGAAGTCCTATTTTTCCAAACTCAAAGAAGCCAAAAGGCTGAAGGCTCATCTCTTCTAAAACGCTATTGACTATTCCATTGGGTGGTGTTCCAATGACCGTGAGAGTTCCGCCTAGCGAAGCAGCCCAGGCCAGCGGAAGAAGCATTCGCTTGGGACTTATTCCAGCCGAGCGAGAGGCAGCAACGACAATTGGCAGTAAGGCGACGGTGGTTGCGGTGTTGCTGAGAAAACCGCTGAGGATTGCCGTAACTATCATAATGAAGAGCATAAGACGAACCTCGCTTGTTCCGGAGATTCTGACGACAAGCTCACCGATTTTTTGAGCCGCGCCTGTCCTGAAGAGGCCTTCCCCTACCATGAACATAAAGAGGAACACTATGACCCATTTGTAACCGAAATAGGAGAAGGCCGTATTTGCGTCAAGAATTCCTGTTACGGAGAGCACCACAGGGACGAGGACGGCGGTAAATGCAATAGGGATTATCTCAGTGAAGAACAGAACAAAAGCCACACCAAGTAGAAGGAGAGACATTTGAGCAGACATTAAAACCCTCGAGAGAACATAAAAACCCAAAACAACCGCCGAAATTATGATCCCATGGACAAGTTCCTTGCGCTCCATGCCACTCACCCATTGGATATTTTATCCGCAAATCTTTCAAGTGGAGGGCAGCCTTGACATATATAAACCTACCGCCGAAAGCAAAAGGGTTATATGCCAGAACGTTCAAAGAACCGTTAGAACGTTTAAATTGGGTGGGAGCGATGGCAAAGATTAAAGTCATAACTGACCCAGAGATAATAAAATTGATGCTTGAAGATACTCGGAGGAAGATATTAGGACTGTTAAGGAACAGGGAAATGACGATTTCCCAGCTCAGCGAGATTCTGGGAAAGACACCCCAGACAATTTACCATCATATCGAGAAGCTCAAAGAGGCTGGCCTCGTTGAGGTCAAGAGGACCGAAATGAAGGGAAACCTTGTGGAGAAGTACTACGGCAGGACGGCGGATGCCTTCTACATAAACCTCTACCTCGGCGACGAGGAGCTCCGCTACTTAGCCAGGTCACGGCTCAAAACGAAGCTTGAGATATTCAAGACCCTTGGTTATGAGTTCAACGACGAGGAGCTGCTGGATGTAATGGACCAACTCCTCAGGAAGGAGCACGAATACAAGACAGATATATCCAACGAAATAGAAGCCAACGAAGAGAGGCTGAAGGAGTTCTCCAACGAGGACATAATCCACGCTATAGAGTGGCTGGCAATGTCCAAGATGGGTAGGGACGAGGAAGCCATTGAGCTTCTCAAGAAACTCGGGAAAATACTTAAAAAGTAAGAGTGAAACTGGAAGCGATGAACTATGGCAAGGGGAATAAGGCTTCTCGTTTTGGACGTGCTTAAACCACACCAGCCGATAGTGACTGAGCTAGCCCTGGGACTCAGTGAACTTGAGGGAGTCGATGGGGTCAACATAACCCTCGT
Coding sequences within:
- a CDS encoding cell division protein; the encoded protein is MSSLAVSLGVMAIGIVLRRQGAKEELHRAAQSGTGGVKELERLLTESLSRLEAIIDGPREKVLSELTAILEELEEFAEKAQPLRIEGLMTYGTIMTVFSRGERALNRAWSAFADGYEEGRKYLRFGYEDLKGTLQAIKSLRV
- a CDS encoding OPT/YSL family transporter, with amino-acid sequence MGSRARNEELPISYLYAGIVLAFPLLLVTTYQLGDLGLGRSLLTALVGVAWIFVASLLVVMSTGMTDWSPVSGLSLVLVMILLYLTNKNVPLTILLGATVGVAISGAADMMQDLKTGHLFGGIPSKQQKVELLTAGIGPIIALTVVGLIWKAYGIGNEMVPAPQAMALKSMVEAILGGNVPVDKFIAGGILGFALSMSGILGLGVLVGLSMYLLMLYIIPYGIGCIVHEVAKRKKGHEFITEKVLPVAAGLMVGEAAMTLLFAVLTVLGSFTHEVMEMKKLIGNVILIIGLVGELSRLPGYRQC
- a CDS encoding OPT/YSL family transporter, with protein sequence MGNGWRKGNLSRSHARCDSTRRDLGRIHGCELHLRRNDYGIHLRRLCNSRYSRLGNLKGLLKKGTIVENNIVQTIAFAVNFSVSGVIFTIPALYIMGLNEEINMPYFFIAAAAGAILGITFIIPLRKQTIEIDRLRFPTGTAVLVQQFPILGLPEIIPEYVDLGSILHLPSWVNFTIALSLMVLGMGLITGRNGIIVLAGGVLSYYIITPLVKALGWIPSDVTDGAISSFVYANMTRPLGIGMLLGGSIAGLILSLPIIVVAIKSIAGAASWAQGLGTRSFR
- a CDS encoding fumarylacetoacetate hydrolase family protein yields the protein MLRLPFRDGFYEVNPTKIVALAKNYAEHAKEMGSDVPEKPVFFLKPPSALIGPNSMILLPRMSKRVDHEVELAVIIGKRAKNVPAKKAMDYVLGYTVLLDITARDIQAEARKKGLPWTIAKGFDTFAPVGPSVVDKRELDPSDLEIGLKVNGEVRQLGRTSEMVFKIPELIEYISSVMTLEPGDIIATGTPAGVGPLRHGDKVEAWIEGIGTLEEDVISEGSVLC
- a CDS encoding aromatic amino acid transport family protein gives rise to the protein MKKSEALAVLIGTQIGAGVLGLPYAAKSVGLIPAVVVLISVMVLMLFTARVVLDFSARMKGAQLSTIAKRTLGRGGGLLMFVSVTVMSFGALLAYIAGMGSVFASLFGVSETLGALIFWVLASLVIYLGLEASGKSELVMSLVMLFLFLAVAVMLLPRGRLENALYMSDSGLWAIVGVSIFALGCHTVIPDVYKGLGSYEETKKLLNWAFVIPTAIYALFMASFLLVFGTETPQIATQALESIYGRTGLIIGNLIPLFAITTSYIGIGLAQLSNVEEYLRMDRKLAWALTVIPPLAVYLSGVGDFVSVLGIAGDTGDLMAFIVLPMAIYIADRLGLASIEREAEARYG
- a CDS encoding tryptophan--tRNA ligase, coding for MDEFKVTPWDVEGLVDYNKLIEEFGTSPLTDELLEKTAQLTKSELPLYFRRRFFFSHRDYDKVLQDYESGKGFFLYTGRGPSGPMHIGHIIPFFATKWLQEKFKVNLYIQITDDEKFLFKDKLTFEDTRYWAYQNILDIIAVGFDPDRTFIFQDSEFTQIYEMAIPIAKKINFSMARAVFGFTEQSKIGMIFYPAIQAAPTFFEKKRCLIPAAIDQDPYWRLQRDFAESLGYYKTAALHSKFVPGLMGLEGKMSASKPETAVYLTDDPEEAGKKIWKYTLTGGQPTLKEQREKGGNPEKCVVFKWLEIFFEEDDKKLMERYHACKAGELTCGECKRYLIKKVQEFLIDHQKKRKEAEKQVEKFKYTGELAREQWERSIPEPLKG
- a CDS encoding acetate--CoA ligase family protein, with product MGAPKLDFMFYPKSVAVIGASNVPGKVGNSIMRSITLNFDGNVYAVNVKGGEVEVNGRKFPVYRSIKEIPDEVDVAVIAVPAKFAPDVLDECGEKGVKGVVVISAGFKEAGNIELEEELVKRAKKWDIRLVGPNCLGVTNLENGFDCNFNPPERQARPPFGKIAFMSQSGAFGAAILDWAANHRIGMSKFISLGNMADLDESDFMAYLGEDPKTGVITGYIEGVKDGRKFFETAKEVTLRKPVIILKAGRTEAGAKAAASHTGSLAGSYKIYEAVFEQTGVLSAKSMRQLFNYAKALAMQKPAKGNRVAIVTNGGGAGVMMSDGLLERGMELAEFTEQTNERFRKDIEEGKLPHHMSYKNPIDVIGDAPSSRYERAMRYALEDPNVDVLVVIALFQSPALDEGIVDAVAKMQEYGKPIVFVAPGGDYPHKMARNIEQKGVPVYETVEDGVDAVYALVRYGEWLRENGKL
- a CDS encoding SLC13 family permease, with the protein product MERKELVHGIIISAVVLGFYVLSRVLMSAQMSLLLLGVAFVLFFTEIIPIAFTAVLVPVVLSVTGILDANTAFSYFGYKWVIVFLFMFMVGEGLFRTGAAQKIGELVVRISGTSEVRLMLFIMIVTAILSGFLSNTATTVALLPIVVAASRSAGISPKRMLLPLAWAASLGGTLTVIGTPPNGIVNSVLEEMSLQPFGFFEFGKIGLPLTILGIALAVTVGRRFLPSSEASFSGRAISELEEVREDRMWMAIVIFVLTILAMMLKLLPYQTAAALGAVLMVAFGIISAKEAFNSVSWTTVFLFAGMLPLSKAMEVTGAAEMVGKAVTGYIHSHYILLLAIMVIAFLLGNSMSHTATTAILSPLAVSISQSAGISPYPLLMAIAMTSSIGFWTPVSTPPNTIVFGPGEYSFMDYIRAGAIIEIPLFIALYLMIIFLYPFDF
- a CDS encoding winged helix-turn-helix domain-containing protein, encoding MAKIKVITDPEIIKLMLEDTRRKILGLLRNREMTISQLSEILGKTPQTIYHHIEKLKEAGLVEVKRTEMKGNLVEKYYGRTADAFYINLYLGDEELRYLARSRLKTKLEIFKTLGYEFNDEELLDVMDQLLRKEHEYKTDISNEIEANEERLKEFSNEDIIHAIEWLAMSKMGRDEEAIELLKKLGKILKK